ttccataatttcaaataatatgcCTCTACTGCTACTTCctgaacataatttattttttgtagacagggtctcactgtgttgcccggggtggtcttaaactcctggcctcaagcaatcccccacCTCATCCTCTCAAACttctgagattacaggcatgagtcactgtgccaggcactgatcaATTTTAGACATTATCTATTTGACTTCCTGTTATGGCAGATTAgggatttttttaagagacaaggttttgctttgttgcccaaactGATTGCAGTAGTCaggtcacagctcactgtaaccttgaactcctgggctcaagcattcttcctgcctcagcctcctatagctgggactacaggtgtgtgagACTATgacttgctaatttttaaattttttgtggagacaaggtctcactatgtttctaaggcaggtctcaaactcctggcatcaagtatcctcctactttggcctcccaaagtgctgggattataggtgtgagccactgcacctggccagatcAGGGATGTTTAGCTCACATATAACCTGTACCTTACACTCTCTCTACCTTCCGAATATGATAATATCTTAACTTCTAGCCAATACATAGTTGGTATTTTCATTGATTGCTGTTTACtatatttcctttcttgaaaAGGGTATGAAGgaggaattttaattttaaattatgaacatATAGAAAACATCAATACACTGTAGTGTTAGGATGGCATAccttctagaccaggggtccttaaactttttaaacagggggccagttcactgtcccttagatcattggagggccgttggagagtgcagcgcacattccacacatgcgcactgtgggcccaggacaagtcggctgctaagcaggacaggctacggcagcaaaaacacctggcgggccttAGTTTGAGAATGCCTGTTCTAGACGCTGAAAACTGAAATACTGTGAACCTAAATTAGCAACAATCTTACCTCTAATTGGGCTAGTTTTTCCTGAATCTTACAAAATTGGTCATCATCCACCTGAACTGCTTTCCTCATCActtctcccatttcacagattctGTCAATCTGACTCTCAATTTCCTGTGACGATATTAAGGAAACAAAGGTAAAAAAGTCATCTTTTCTATAGATATAAAGAACATATGCATTatgatttttaagaattcattTAATCTATGCTATAGAAGTTACACTGGAGTTTCACTATAATTTCAGTACTCAGAAGTAAACCCATAATAAAATGATCCTGTGGTAttcacaaataattttcaaaagattaATTGTAGTTTAACTGCCCTTTGGATGTTGGACAATATCTCTATGTGGCTGTTTAACTTAAATTTGAATACTTTTATTGGCAGGAAGCTTACCACATTCCAAGGTGCCTTATTCTATCTTTGGACATATCTCTTAGAAAGTATTCCAATATGAGCTAAACTCTATCTTCTTCATGGTTCATGTTTTATCTtctagatatataaataaataaaatttatttttctcttcaagatatttaaaatatcccTATTCCCTAAAACTTCTGTTAAGTCCATAAAATGCATTCAATGGAGCCTAAGATGAAGCTTATCTTTTACTACATTTCACAGTAGCAAATAGTGATGCTCCAATCTATAAGTCCAGGATTAAATGATATAGTACACATGAGTATACAATGACAACTATGAAGGACTCTATAAATGTATGAACAGTTACCATCTTCCAGGTTAAATCATAAGCAATCAAAGTGTAGAAACTATgccatgtttagttttttaagaaaacatagtTCTTTCCCCTATCAACATAGTATGATGCTATGTAGTTCAGTTTAATAAAGGTTTACTGACTGCCTGCTATCTGCCAGGTACTATTTTAGGGTTAATATATGAATTCATACTCCTTACAACCAAGGAGCTTACTTACAGTCAGTGAAATGTACAATAACCAACCAAGTGTTTACTGAGTAGCTTCAACACTAAATGGCATAACATTTGGTGGAAGAGCTAAGCATTCATTAACATCTGGAAAAGAGATCTTGGTGAGGAAGGGAAGAACCTTAGTCCCACCTTAGCAGACCCTATCTCATTCTTTCTACTTGTATCTTTACAAAgccatagaaaaataaacaataaatgtgtTAAATGTGAAAGGAAAACAAGCTTACTTTTCTTCAAAAACAAGCACACAATCTAAAACAATCTCAAGACTTCAATTCAGTTcatttagaatttattcatcAAAGTTTCTTACTGCAGAGTGAGACTGGTGAGCTTTCAGGACTGGTTCAGCATCCACTGCTTTTTTAGCAACCATTAATTGCAACATCTGTTTCCGATACTTGCTCATGATGAGTTCCAAAGCATCCTGGTGTTCCTCCAAGGAAACCCAtagttctattaaaaaaataaaccaacttGGCAGTGATGTCTGAGAAATAGCTCCCAAATCCAAAGTCTTAACAGATGGAATTTAATGACACTCCATGAGATATTAAGAATCCAAGGTTGTAAATCGGTGTTTAAGTCCATAAAACTGAACAGTTAAAGTCTACATAAAAGATAACTTTCTAGGCAGAGGCAGCAAGTCTGGTAGAAACAATATAGGATGTGTAATCAGAAGACATGGGTTTGAGTTCAGTTTTGTGACTTATTTGCTTAATACTCataagaaaatcatttaacttctcttaGCCTATTTCTTAATCCCTTGTAATAAATACCTGGCTTGTCTACCTCGAAATAAAGATATGAGAATACAGTAGAATGATGTATTTGTGGAAGGCCTCTGTAAACTGATACACGTACAACTGTTAATACGACCATCATTAATAATGTACTCATCAAGCCTAAGAATATATACCCTGAGGATAAAATTCTGAAGCCTAAGAATATATACCCTGAGGATAAAATTCTGCTCTTCCACTTTGCACAGAACATAAACAAAACCTTCAATCCTACcttcagtgtttatttttttaaagttgttgtGAACTTTTTTGTTATACATCTGGAGAtgcgtaaaaaaaaaaaaaaaacggcaaAAATTCCACTCTAAGCAACTCTTGGGTAAGTTGCTTATAAATACAGTCAGATGACCTTGAAAAGGGTAATCTAACAAACTTTATTGTTAATCGGCCAGCACGGGATAAACCTCCTATTACTCCTATTAAAAGTACTGCCTTGGAAATACGTATATCATGTGCAATTTTGTGAACTGTTAAGGGAGTTTTACAAGAACTTTCAAATTATTACCggatatgaaaaaaatcataactaCACAAAAAGGCCTGACTAACCTCTGTTTTCCTGCTGCAAGTCTCTAATCTGTGTGTTCTCTTGGGACAGCAGAATGTGAGGTTTGTATTTGGACATGTCCTTCATATCGGATGCGTCCTCTTGATACTGGACAAACAGAGACAGACTAAGCGCGCCGTAAACAGAATAGTGGCAGATACAACTGAAGAGGCAGGAGtcagggctgcagggcaggaTTCTTGGTCCCGAACCCACAGAAAGGTCTCAACGCCGCCCTCTGACACGGAGAATAAATTCCAGACCGAGTCCCCATTTTCCCTCGCTCTTCACCCTTCACCTGCCCAGAACCCGAGGGCATCGGACCCATACCCTCTGCCTGACCTGGTCCGGAAGTGCCGTCCCCGCCTCCCGCATAGCCGCCACCCGCCGGTGCAGGGCCGCCGACTGATCCACCAGCGACTCGGCGGCCGCATCGTGCTCCCGCAGCCTCTCTAGCAGCGTCTTGGCGTCTGTCAGGATCTTTTCGATGGTGCAGCTCATAGCAGCGGCACGACCCCTGTCCAGCTCACAGTGCGATTTGCTCAAATCTTCCCTGAATCTGTCTCAGCATTACAGACGTCACTTCCGGGCACGTTTCAAAGGCGGCTTGGGAGCTGCGATGTGCGCCTGCGCAGTGGCAGCCTAGCCAGGTTGACCCGCTTTAACCTGCGGCCACGCCCTGCCGGAGCCTGAGGCGTGCCCTTGCCTCCCGCTGGGTTTCCAGTTTCCACACCTTGTGGTCTAGCAGAGTAAGGGCTGGGCGGGTCGGAGGTTAGCCTTTCTTTGCTGGTTTTGATTGAGGTGCATTGTTATTAAGTCATagttgtttatttaatttaattttttaaaaattgtattaaggccgggtgtggtggctccctcctgtaatcctaacagtctgggaggccgaggcgggaggattgctcgaggtcagttctgcagttccagaccagccagagcaagagtgcctctcctcatctctattaaaaaaaattaagaaattagctggacaactaaaagtatatagaaaaaatttgtccggcatggtggcgcatgcctgtagtcccagctcctccggaggctgaggcgggaggatcacctgagcccaggagtttgaagctgctgtgagctaggctgacaccacggcactctagcccagacaacagagtgaaactgtctaaaaaaaaaaaaaaaaaattgtagtaaaatacacataaaatctaacatctcaaccatttttaagtgtatagttgaATAGTGTTAAATACATGATGTCATTATACAACTATTATCAGTATCCATCTCTCGAAAGtctttatcttgcaaaactgaaactctgtacctgtcCAGCAATAACACCCCATTCTTCCttatccccaacccctggcaaccacctttctactttctgtctctatgaatctgactTTTCTAGATGAAAGCGTACAGTATCTGTATttatgtgactggcttatttcacttggcataatgtcctcagCTTTCATCCATTTTTGTTTATGCAgtagcatgtgttagaatttccttctttttaaaggctgaataatactccgtTGTATGTATATGCCATGTTTTGTTTATGAGTTCATTCATGGATGGACTCTTGGGCtacttccaccttttggctattgtaaatagccTGCCGTGAACAGgagtgtacaaatatcttttcaagtctctgctttcagttctgGGTATGTtcacagaagtggaattgcttgatcatatggtaatactatttttaaatttttgaagaagttccatattgttttctacaGCAGATACACCActttatatttccaccaacagtgcacaagggttctaatttTCCCATATCTTTGTTGGCACTTATTTTTTGAGTTgggggcctcactctgttgcctaggctggactggaactcctaggttcaagggatcctcctgcctcagcattataaataactaggactacaggtgtgcaccaccagtgcccagcctattttttatttttttgatagtaATCATCCTAACTGCTGCAAGGTGGAAtcattgttattttctatttgcctatttttctggtttaattcaattaataaattgaaaataaatttaaccataATAACAATGACGTTTGTGCCGGTTGTTGTATTGGTTTATAAGAGTTTACCTTGTCAATCTTGTATGTCAAACTTTGTTcattaatttgataaatatttttggagagcCTTCTTTGTTACATGCACTTAGTTTCTGTGAACATAGCAGAGAATAAGACACAAGGTCTCTGCCCTtagggagcttacattctaataggAGAAAGagtccatattctttttttttttttttttgagacagagtctcactctgttgcccgggctagagtgctatggcatcagtctagctcacagcaacctcaaactcctgggctcaagcaatcctgctgcctcagccttccgaggagctgggactacaggcatgcaccaccatgcccagctaattttttctttatagtttgagttggccaattaatttctttctatttttagtagagatggagtcttgctcttgctcaggctgatttcaaactcctgaccttgaacaatctgcctgcctcagcctcccagagtgctagggttacaggcattagccgccacacctggcctcatATTCTAATAAATAACTGAACATAGGTAGTGAGACATCAGAGAAGCAGTGGGGAAGGAACTGGGCTTTTCACCATTGTATTCCCAGGAGCTGGCACAAAGGAGACActcaataattttttgttaagactaggcatagtggctcacgcctgtaatcctagcattcttggaggctgaggcaggaggattgcttgagcccaggagtttgaggttgctgtgagctaggctgatgccatggtactctagccgggacaacacagtgagaccctgtcaaaaaaaatttttttttttgttaagaggAAGATGAgctccacacatgtgcactgtgaaaagaaaagcaaaaaaataaaaaaaagaggaagatgaacaaattcaacaaaataaCCAATCAGGACTACTGACCAACAGGGAAAATATTAATGCAGAGCCACAGAGGTAAACAggtttcattcatttgttaaaacaaaacaaaagaaaacattctccCTGAGTGATTTCTTTCACTCATTTGGCTTTGACTTCCATCCAGAGATACTGGATCTCAAATACATCTCTGTAGCCCAAGTCTCTTTCATAAACCTAGGACATTTATATTTGATTGCTTATAGGCTATTTCCACAGGCACAACCTACAGGAACCACAGATTTGACATGGTGTAAGACTGATCTCATTATCTTTGCTTTTAATCCTGCTTCTCCCCCTGTTTCAGTAAAGAGCATGTTCATATGCTTAAACCAGAATCCTGGAAATCAgcctttatttttcctacttattAGTCATACTTAACCAGTTACCAAAGTAATCTATCTCCTTTATAGCTTTAggacatattttcttctttgcattctCACTGCTACTGGGTACGTCAAGTGATCACCCTTTCTCACTTAGACAAAGCAACAGTCTACCAGCTGGTCTTCTTATAATCATTTCCTCCTCTAATACCTCTCCCTCAAGGACACAACCCCTGCTGCCCTTTTAGTGGAGGGTAATTTTTCTTCAATGTCCTACCCACGTTAGAGTTGACAACTAGACTGCTCATTCTAATTCTTCAAAGAGACTTCCTAGCAATTACTACTACATACTTGTATATAATAACCTCCACTTGATTTGAAGTTTGTATCATTTATCTGATGAATCTTCTATTCATCCTCATTGCTGTTAATTACTGATCTTCAAGATCTTGGGTATTCCCCTTTATTCATAGAAGAATTCGGGAGTTGTGTTACgggtttttttttattcctctgtatTTTGCTCTCATCTTGGGTGACATCCATGTCCATGTGGACAATTCCTTTAATGTTTAAGCTTTCCTTGGCCTACTCAGTTCTAGAGATAATTTATTTTGGGCATTCATGGCCACACTGTGGATCATTCACAAATAATTGTTCCTTatcagaaattttaaactttactACCTAACTCTGACTACAGCCTTTGTTTCAATCTGTCTCATTCTTGAAACTCTTTCTCCCACTACCATCTCTTTGACCTCATTGAGGtctttaatttctgaatataACCATAGTCTTCCTATCTATCATACTCTTTTCTCatggtttaattttctttcatgacaAAACTGGTCTCTTATGATTGATTGGCAATCTGAACCACTGTCCAGCACCCCAAGTTCCTTCGCACTTTTCTTCTTAGGCCAAGTGTAACCAGTAAACTCCAAACCTTGCCCAATTATATGATTCTAATAGTGGTTGAAAGGTGATATAGAAATaagggaggattttttttctgtttttgcttttgtttttatgaagAAGGCTTGATTATGTTCATAGCCTTTGTAGTGGAAGGAGCCAATAGAGAAAGAGATACAAGAGAGTAGAGGGACATTTGAAGAAGGAAGAACCAGGAGGAGAAGGAATATAGTAGCTTCTCAATTGATCTTTGCTAAATGTTGATTGGGGTGATGAGCATAGGATCAAGAACACAGATGAAAGTGCTAGACTTGAATAGAATAAGCAACATTTCATTCTCCTTAACTGGAAGTCAAATAAGAAGGTTAGGTACAAATATGGATTCTAGGTGGGAATGAATGAAGTCGAAGGGAGTTCTAAACTTCAAGGCATCTCAACACTTCTGTCTTACCCATCAAACCAATAAGATAAACTCAGGCACCTTTAGTTGTGTTTGCGAAATTACACAAATTACCCAAGACCTCTTTTGCGTGTTCTGACTTATTTCCATTTGGTCTAATTTCCATCTTGCTCCTGGTTCTTGGCCCCATTTCCTCATTATTTCACTCTTGCTCTTTGGGCCAGGAAGTATTTGGGGTCTCCCTGTCTTTATTCTCAGCTCTCAGGCTGCCCTATTAGCAATTTCACTTTTGCTTCTCTCGGGGTATATACATTACCCTAGTGATCCCTCATAATTATGGTGAAAACAATCTCAACAAGATAAGGAGAAATGTTTGGTCTTCTAGAAGGTCAGAAAAGCAGATACAAGTTTGTATCATAAAATTCTCCTTGTAAATGTTAATTCTAACTAAGAGTCATGTAAATAAGACACCCTGACTTCAGGTGCCCTCGAAAGTAACTTCAATATCCAAAATTCTATAATTTCGATTggttgttttactttataatatgTTGACCTggcaataatatttaaattgacttttctattttctaaaagatttaaatatgcaTTGTAGTAGATTGAAATCTGTCTCCTCAAAAGATGTGTCCAAGCCATAACTCCCAATACCTGTGAATGTAAACTCATTTGGAAAAACGGTCTTTGCAAATGTATTTAAGGAAAGGATCTCAAGATGCAATCATCCTTGGTGAGAGTAGGCTTTAAATCCTATGACAGATGTccttaaaagagacaaaaaaggccaggcgcggtggctcatgcctgtaatcctagcactctgggaggccgtggtgagcagatcgctcaaggtcaggagtttgataccagcctgagcaagagcaagaccccatctctattaaaaatagaaacaaattaattggctaactgaaaatatatagaaaaaattagctaggcatggtggtgcaggcctgtagtcccagctactcgggaggctgaggcaggaggattgcttgagcccaggagtttgaggttgctgtgagctaggctgacgccacggcactctaggcggcactctagccgaggcaacaaagtgagactctgtctcaaacaaacaaaacaaaacaaaaaagagacaaaaaagaagacacacagagaTACATAGCAGAGAATGTCATGTAAAGAGGGAGGTAGAAATTAAGAGGGTgtgtctataagccaaggaatgctgagGATTGCCTGCAGCCATGAGAAGCTAGGAGAGAGACATGGAATGGATTCCCTCAGAAATTCCCTTCAAAGTAACCAaccctgctgatgccttgatttcAATTCAGACTTTTGGCCACCgcaactgtgagagaataaatttttgttgttttaagccacctagcgGTCATTTGTTACAGAAATCCTGGGAAACTGACAAACACATGTGGGGTTggtgttctttttgttttggggCTCTTTAAAATTAATCAGAAGAATATTGTTGGTACTGGCCTCTTCTTTATTCAtggagattaaaaacaaacaaaagcagctgggcgtggtggctcacacttgtaatcctagcactctgggaggctgaggcaggaggatcgctcaaggtcaggagttggaaaccagcctgagcaagaaagagaccccgtctctactaaaaatagaaagaaattaattggccaactaaaaatatatagaaaaaattagccgggcatggcggcaaatgcttgtagtcccagctactcggaaggctgaggcaggaggatagcctgagcccaagagtttgaggttgctgtgagctagggtgatgctacggcactctagcctgggcaacagagtgagactctgtcttgaaaaaacacaaaacaaaaaacaaacaaaagctacGGCTGATAGATTTCTTAGGTAAACAAAGAGTCTAACCTCATTCAAATTAATAGGAGGGACTccaaaaaacagatttttttggtATTAGGTTTTGTTATGcagccacaaaaaggaaagaaatcctgccatttgcaataatATGGATGAATTGGGAGAAtactatgctaagtaaaataagtcagacacagaaagacaaaaagtaTATGATCTCAactatatgtggaatcttaaaaagtcaaacttatagaaacagagagtagaatggtggttgccaggatctgggggtgggagaaatggtgagatgttggtcaaagggtacaggTCCACTCCTCAGCAAGTTTACTCTATCTTCTCTGGACTTAAGCCACCAAGCTTGGCCAGCAGGAGATTTTTGTTAGTATTTGTTAATTAAGAAAACTTGCAATTAGAAGGCTAAGTTCTAGGCTTTCTTTAATTAGCATTATACAAGAGAGCATTCCTGATGAGTTCAAATATTACTAGAAGAAATAATAAGGGAGTATGGCATGTTTTACAACTGTACAAAGTCTCAAATGGgaagaaaagtaatatattttttcattctggACTTCAATCTGGGATTTCAGGTCAGAAAAGAGAGGTCAGGACCTGTATGTTTATGTCTTCCCACCATCCTCTGTTTTTTCCCCACAATCTATCCTGACAGAAAGGGCAAGTTCCTATCTTGTACTTTCTTCTAGGCCTGGACACTCCCAAAGTATTCTCATCCTTCTTTTCTGGAGCTGtaatttgaaaggaaagaaagactagTTGATTGATAAGAAAACATAAGtcatagatattatttttaaatataatattttttatgaagTTATAGAGTTATTTTTCAGCAGAAACCCTGAGCTAAGTTGGTTACGAATTCCTGTATGTACAGAGTACAACTCGACTTAAGAGGCAAAGTGAAATGTCAATCTGGCTTTAGAGTCTCCTGAATATTCAATAATTGTCTGTATATGATTCATTTTGTAACATGGGCCCACCTAAATGGGTGGGCACTGAGTTCTAACAACCCAAAAGGTTTGTCACTTCCACCCTGATCCTGGATGATTCAATGTGTTCCACATTATGAAAACATACTGAAGGAGAcgtccctgggtcagattggccgagacccaaactcagcagaacgggagcacattgcttgttcccacaattagcaggatgTGACTTGTTAACCAGCAGTGAAAACTGTTCCTCcagacaaatggccaaggacCAGTGGTTTCACACgcgagccaaggttgtctgttatCTGCACGTGGTACCAGACGGTTGAAGGacaggatgcaaacattttcttctcttgtgcTAGGCAACCAAGCCAGGCATCTTGTTATCCGCAAACGGTATCAAACGTTGAAGGGCATGTCTTGTGTTATGTCTAGAGGAACAGGTGCTGTAGGCCCATGGGAAGTCACGTACCAgaaagtagctgggaaaatagctggcatgagaaaatagctgtgggacGCTTGCCAAAttgaacagtataaaaataaaacgactggtgcttTAAGCGCTACAGTCTTGTACCATCTTTCGTGTCTGTGtgttttttgtctgtctttctgtgttcatcccccgtcctgcaATTGGGCCACGACACATACATATTCAACCCTGTGACAGGCCCCCTTCCATCCATCACATGGTAAGCCACATTACCACTATATTCTTGGGATCTGAAGATTTAGCCTTTGTGATCTTTGAGTACTCTCAAATGATTGTGGGTTCAAGTTGTGTCATAATTTGTAATTTGACTGAAACATGAATCTTTGACTCCTCCATTCCAAGATAGCACATAGAACCTCTGCTTAGCTAGTGACTTGGCTTAAGCAACAACTTAGTATCCACACAGGCACCGTTTTATTGTTGCCTATGTGATTTTGTCCAATTTTGTGGGGAAAATTATATGCTGTAGTCATCATTTCAAATTTGGAATTTCATAAAATCCCAGGATTTACCGTTCAGGAATGTTAAGGATCTACTGTATGAGTCATGTTCGTACCTTCATAAGGAAGCTGGCATTGGTTGAGGCAAACTGTGAGATTGGGGATGACAAGACAGTCAAACCATATTCAAGATTACTTCAAAAGAGTTTAACCacctttcagaagaaaataagaatgctTGGCCTGCACCAGATGAGATGGGTAGTTTTATCAAAGTTTTTacttggggatgggtatatttacacctaaggGGTGCGGTGCGCACCCTCTGCGGGATGGacacgctggaagctctgacttggtcagggcaaaggcaatatatgtaacctacgcatttgtacctccataatatgctaaaatttaaaaaagaaaaaatgtttttactagTGTGTCTTGAATGTAATTAGAACTGGGGAATGTAAATTTGTCTGTAAGCTTAACAAAAGCAGCACAGGCTCTCTGAGAAAGGATCTTCCTTGAAAACTCTGTAGCTGTTCAACTCTAGTTGGAATATATTATAGACCGTTTTTGTTTGCCCCTTGAATTTTGATAGTGgaaatggcccttatcaaaaggtctatattcttttttttttttttttttgaccattcTGGGGACGCAGACTCCATAGAATCAGGTCAGGATTGCCTAGATCCCTAGCTGATATAGTCATCCTCACTGTTTTTCAGAGAGGTATTCCCAGATATCCTTCCAACTTACCTGTGACCCTCAGACTTTTTATTACCCTGGTAATCATAACAAAACCCTTTATATATGTTTCCATATAGCCATTGGCAATCACCTAATGACCAATTTGCCAGACAGACTATATCAAGTagattctggaaaaaaatctctattacCATAATACTATAGATAATACTGCTGGCCCACCAACTTCATCATTGCAGAATTTGCAAATGATActtcaatatattcttttataaagcCCCACAATTCTGTGCAATTAATACTCTTCTGCACTTTCCCATCCTATTGGTCCACAACTCTACAGACACCTGCATTATGCAAAGGAGAATTACAGACATCTATACGGAATTccctaatttttttgttatacTTGTACTATATGCTGCTATCAAAACCTGGAAGATGGGCCAGGTGCaatggttcacgcctataatcctagcactctgggaggttgaggcaggaagatcacttgagatcaggagtttgagaccagcctgagtaagagtgagaccctgtctctactaaaaatagaaaaattagccaggcatcgtggcttgtatctgtagttccagctacgtgggaggctgaggcaagaggatggctcaacccaggagtttgaggttgcagtgagctacgatgatgatgatgccattgcaccctactcagggcgacagagcaagactctatctcaaaaaaaaaaaaaaaaaaaaaacctggaagatGGTATTTTAGGTCTATTTATGGCCACAGAGCCAATCAACTCCATTGAATTCTATCTCTTGTTatgctattcttttctttttttattctttccaagaAAGCAAGAGGTAGATCTTGTTATGCTATTCTGTGtactttttcccatttattgCCATTTCCTGAGGCACCTCAGGAGGCCCAGATCCTGTCCTCTCCCGACCATTTGTCCTGACAACCTAAGATGGGAAGCCAACATTTACAGTA
This region of Microcebus murinus isolate Inina chromosome 2, M.murinus_Inina_mat1.0, whole genome shotgun sequence genomic DNA includes:
- the SIKE1 gene encoding suppressor of IKBKE 1 translates to MSCTIEKILTDAKTLLERLREHDAAAESLVDQSAALHRRVAAMREAGTALPDQYQEDASDMKDMSKYKPHILLSQENTQIRDLQQENRELWVSLEEHQDALELIMSKYRKQMLQLMVAKKAVDAEPVLKAHQSHSAEIESQIDRICEMGEVMRKAVQVDDDQFCKIQEKLAQLELENKELRELLSISSESLQVRKENSMDTASQAIK